One Fuerstiella marisgermanici DNA window includes the following coding sequences:
- a CDS encoding DUF1559 domain-containing protein: protein MRPSPQKHCGFTLLEMLVVIAVISTLIALLLPAIQNAREQARRTQCTNNLLQIGVALHNYHDAHSVLPPGCVNPFGPVMEGGPSLTGYISEENIPQPPVEYDDEGNPIVPPPVDYGYRMSWIAQILPQLGHGNMYRRIDFQRPELSFVVSDGDGDVGGYEGGSTESYESGGGAAEVEPLQRDFAVVSTLVCPSWWGAVSGYSNYAGCHASQSVPIDSNNDGLLYLNSSESLYDIPDGAATTILVGEKTALPDETGFLTGDYSTLRNTGTQTSHVYPNPRGGTVVPPGSVDTENPARGFVSFHPQVCNFLLADGSVKAIGNQISFDILQKLGSRNDGSLLSADQF from the coding sequence ATGAGGCCCAGCCCCCAAAAGCACTGCGGCTTCACCCTGCTGGAAATGCTGGTCGTTATTGCCGTTATTTCGACCCTGATTGCGCTGCTGCTGCCTGCGATTCAAAACGCCCGCGAACAGGCGCGGCGCACTCAATGCACGAACAATCTTCTGCAGATCGGCGTGGCACTGCACAACTATCACGATGCTCATAGCGTACTGCCGCCCGGTTGTGTCAATCCGTTCGGTCCTGTTATGGAAGGCGGTCCATCACTGACCGGCTACATCAGTGAGGAAAACATTCCGCAGCCTCCGGTCGAATACGATGACGAAGGCAACCCGATTGTGCCACCGCCGGTGGACTACGGCTATCGCATGAGCTGGATTGCTCAGATACTGCCGCAACTAGGGCATGGCAACATGTATCGCCGCATCGATTTTCAGCGACCGGAACTCAGCTTTGTGGTGTCTGACGGCGATGGTGACGTCGGTGGCTACGAAGGCGGCAGTACTGAGTCCTACGAATCGGGCGGCGGCGCGGCCGAGGTGGAACCGCTTCAGCGTGATTTTGCGGTTGTCAGCACTTTAGTGTGTCCATCCTGGTGGGGAGCTGTTTCCGGGTATTCGAATTACGCGGGATGCCACGCCAGCCAGTCGGTTCCCATCGACAGCAACAACGACGGACTACTGTACCTTAACAGTAGCGAATCTCTGTACGACATTCCTGACGGGGCGGCCACTACGATTCTTGTTGGGGAAAAAACGGCTCTGCCTGACGAAACAGGATTCCTGACGGGTGACTACAGCACGTTGCGAAACACGGGCACACAAACAAGCCACGTGTACCCAAATCCACGAGGCGGCACGGTTGTTCCGCCCGGAAGCGTCGACACCGAGAACCCAGCTCGCGGCTTTGTTTCTTTTCATCCACAGGTCTGCAACTTCCTGTTGGCGGATGGATCGGTCAAAGCGATCGGCAACCAGATTTCATTCGACATCCTGCAAAAACTGGGCAGCCGCAATGACGGAAGCTTGCTGTCGGCAGATCAGTTTTAA
- a CDS encoding DUF1559 domain-containing protein, whose product MKRGFTLIELLVVITIISILIALLLPAIQQAREAARRTQCKNNLMQFGIAMHNYQMSHGMLPPGCVDVAGPVNSVNEIGYKMSWIVQLLGAIEQQSLFQTMDFSVGAYHPNNAVARNTRISALICPSDTPTVLPSAFVANYMGCTGGDDVPIDVDNGGLLFLNSSIRDKQIRDGLSNTIMVGERSSIDVPSVDLGWMSGTSSTLRNSGNAINGYAGTPGNTFTRQTFANSASIDEGDETVRLPPQLATGGFSSLHTGGAQSCLADGSVRFISENIDPGTLSNLGNREDGHMMGEF is encoded by the coding sequence ATGAAACGTGGCTTCACTCTGATTGAGCTTCTGGTGGTGATTACCATCATCTCAATCCTGATCGCATTACTCTTGCCCGCCATTCAGCAGGCGCGCGAGGCGGCTCGGCGGACTCAGTGCAAGAACAATTTGATGCAGTTCGGGATCGCGATGCACAATTACCAGATGTCGCACGGAATGCTGCCGCCTGGCTGTGTGGATGTGGCAGGCCCGGTCAATAGTGTTAATGAAATCGGTTACAAGATGAGCTGGATCGTGCAGCTGCTGGGGGCGATTGAGCAGCAGTCGTTGTTTCAAACGATGGATTTCTCCGTCGGTGCTTACCATCCCAATAACGCCGTCGCCCGCAATACCAGGATTTCAGCGTTGATTTGTCCGAGTGATACACCGACGGTGCTGCCCAGCGCGTTCGTGGCCAACTATATGGGCTGCACGGGAGGCGATGATGTCCCAATTGATGTCGACAATGGCGGTCTACTGTTTTTGAACAGCAGCATTCGCGACAAGCAAATCCGCGACGGGTTGAGCAACACGATCATGGTTGGAGAACGTTCGTCAATCGATGTGCCGTCGGTCGATCTGGGCTGGATGTCCGGTACGTCTTCGACGTTACGCAACTCGGGCAATGCCATCAATGGATATGCGGGCACACCAGGCAATACTTTCACACGGCAAACGTTCGCGAACAGTGCTTCGATTGACGAGGGCGACGAAACTGTACGACTTCCGCCACAGCTGGCCACGGGCGGTTTCAGTAGTCTTCACACCGGGGGAGCTCAGTCTTGTCTAGCGGATGGCTCTGTGCGATTTATCAGTGAGAATATTGATCCTGGCACGCTTAGCAACCTGGGCAACCGCGAAGATGGACACATGATGGGAGAGTTCTGA
- a CDS encoding DUF1559 domain-containing protein has protein sequence MTVQKRSHQVRNSRHQQNPVCDTAIGPGEADAAESPFPRRRVSPRVEQQRLRGGVSLGEADLSDCASRRFAPTAKCLSHSVVNRSPNKVSRGFTLIELLVVIAIIAILISLMLPAVQNAREAARRTQCKNNLCQLGLAIHNYDMSFEMLPPGTVELTGPIRNIPQGYHMSWIVQQLPMMDHSNVFRMVDFDGGAYSDVNQQIRDLTLGAFACPSDYDFRYNVDGVGAVVASSYAGSFGGDNVAIDDANNGLMFRNSSVSFRSIRDGASNTIMIGEKVNPRETKDLGWVSGTSATLRNTGVGINAGWDVANYFAGVSSEKPEPASPPSDTATGGFSSQHAGGAQFIMADGATRFISQSVDPELFSNLGNREDMQLLKEF, from the coding sequence ATGACAGTTCAGAAACGTAGCCATCAAGTCAGAAACAGCCGTCACCAACAGAACCCGGTGTGTGACACAGCGATTGGCCCCGGAGAAGCTGACGCGGCGGAATCGCCATTTCCACGTCGACGAGTCTCTCCGAGAGTCGAACAGCAACGACTTCGTGGCGGTGTCAGTCTCGGAGAGGCTGACCTAAGTGATTGCGCCAGTCGACGGTTTGCACCAACTGCGAAGTGCTTGAGCCACTCCGTGGTGAATCGCAGCCCGAACAAAGTGTCGCGCGGCTTTACGCTGATTGAACTTCTTGTCGTCATTGCCATCATCGCGATCCTGATTTCGTTAATGCTGCCTGCCGTGCAGAACGCCCGCGAGGCGGCTCGGCGGACTCAGTGCAAGAACAATCTCTGCCAACTGGGACTGGCAATTCACAACTACGACATGTCGTTCGAAATGCTGCCGCCGGGAACGGTGGAGCTAACTGGTCCGATTCGCAACATTCCTCAGGGCTATCACATGAGCTGGATTGTGCAGCAGTTGCCGATGATGGATCACTCGAACGTGTTTCGAATGGTCGACTTCGACGGCGGGGCCTACAGCGATGTGAACCAGCAGATTCGGGACCTCACCCTTGGCGCATTTGCGTGTCCTTCCGACTACGACTTCCGCTACAACGTTGACGGCGTTGGTGCAGTCGTCGCCAGTAGCTATGCCGGCAGCTTCGGCGGCGACAACGTAGCGATCGACGATGCCAATAACGGCTTAATGTTTCGCAACAGCAGTGTCAGTTTTCGATCCATTCGTGACGGGGCGAGCAACACAATTATGATTGGCGAAAAAGTGAACCCTCGCGAAACCAAGGATCTCGGCTGGGTCTCGGGAACATCAGCGACGCTGCGGAACACGGGAGTCGGCATTAACGCGGGCTGGGACGTCGCCAACTATTTCGCGGGCGTGAGTTCAGAAAAGCCGGAACCCGCCAGTCCGCCCAGTGACACGGCCACCGGCGGTTTTAGCAGCCAACATGCAGGCGGAGCTCAGTTTATCATGGCCGACGGCGCGACTCGGTTTATCAGTCAGAGCGTCGATCCAGAGCTGTTCAGCAATCTCGGAAATCGTGAAGACATGCAATTGTTGAAGGAATTTTGA
- a CDS encoding type II secretion system F family protein: MTGGYLQGVLYLMNRPEPIRQSGLLMVLATGLDDATSLIHNLQALAMESRAPWSNRILQLRLLLEQGRTLSEALSTMDGLLPDPTVVAIRVGEETGTLKQVLAEEAHRLMNSPANTSPVHSSLSATAAWVLGICIIASAILSYLMIKIVPKLERIFDDFGIELPAETMNLIGMSDYLETYWFLLMLPLVTFLALPVWQLWKTNTAWVSRGRVLYSEHFPRYWTPLILRMLSISVTAGTTLNDGIHAILKELTPGRAAEKLSAVRLRMSAGYDCWDSMQNNGFLKPREAAFLASAAKSKHLEWGLQHLARSLERRRGTWLQRIVGLVQPGIVLAIGLVVGYVVVALFVPLIKLINDLS; the protein is encoded by the coding sequence GTGACCGGCGGATACTTACAAGGCGTGCTGTACCTGATGAACCGGCCGGAACCGATCCGGCAGTCGGGGCTGCTGATGGTATTGGCGACGGGGTTGGATGATGCAACGTCGTTGATCCACAACCTGCAGGCGCTGGCCATGGAATCCAGGGCGCCGTGGAGTAACCGGATCCTGCAACTTCGTTTATTGCTGGAACAAGGCCGGACCCTTTCCGAAGCGTTGTCGACCATGGACGGGCTGTTGCCGGATCCAACAGTTGTCGCCATTCGCGTGGGCGAAGAAACCGGAACACTCAAACAGGTGTTGGCCGAGGAAGCTCACCGGTTGATGAACAGTCCTGCCAACACAAGCCCGGTGCATTCTTCGTTGTCGGCCACGGCGGCTTGGGTTTTGGGGATCTGCATAATTGCATCGGCAATTCTGTCATACCTGATGATCAAGATCGTTCCGAAGTTAGAAAGGATCTTTGACGACTTCGGCATCGAACTGCCCGCGGAGACTATGAACTTGATTGGGATGTCTGACTATCTGGAAACGTATTGGTTTCTGCTGATGCTGCCGCTGGTCACGTTTCTGGCATTACCTGTCTGGCAGTTGTGGAAAACCAACACCGCCTGGGTGTCGCGAGGCCGTGTGCTGTATTCGGAACATTTTCCCCGGTACTGGACGCCATTGATTTTGCGGATGCTAAGCATTTCCGTCACTGCCGGGACCACGTTGAACGACGGCATCCACGCGATTCTGAAGGAACTCACGCCGGGCCGAGCGGCGGAAAAACTGAGCGCCGTGCGGCTACGCATGAGTGCTGGTTATGATTGCTGGGATTCCATGCAGAACAACGGGTTCCTGAAGCCGCGTGAAGCCGCGTTTCTTGCCTCAGCGGCTAAGTCAAAGCATTTGGAATGGGGCCTGCAGCATTTGGCTCGGAGTCTTGAGCGACGTCGCGGAACCTGGCTACAGCGCATTGTTGGGCTGGTTCAACCTGGCATCGTGTTGGCCATCGGATTGGTGGTGGGTTACGTCGTTGTCGCTTTGTTTGTCCCCTTGATAAAGCTGATTAATGATCTGTCGTAG
- a CDS encoding type II secretion system F family protein, with protein MPATLEDISNLSHEVRALVNAGLPLESHLADAASGHGRQLEQLTQSISQSLAEGKPLDDAIRENKSGAPRMLAAAVAAGVQSGELGQTIEMLGDMADDLVDLRRRILQSLSYPLTVIAVALLLFFVYVRHFLVTVRDLFQDHDMHGAVWLRWCLDIDHQYWWWPLIVPVLGLAFAAVWVISGRAASMAFRGPERLLFLLPGVNGMIRDLRFYHLSRMLSLLIDRQIPLTQSLRLAGASSGDARLDAACQSAAVQVENGNLPTMPKRGSWTSGTLPPLLQVCLQHAANNEEQLKLRLRSVFGYYRRRLHISVLWLRNVVPIAMFIILGGGSVVLYAITVFWPVVELYYELPFNS; from the coding sequence ATGCCCGCAACGCTCGAAGACATCAGCAACCTTAGCCATGAGGTTCGAGCATTAGTGAACGCGGGTCTGCCGCTGGAGTCGCACCTGGCAGACGCTGCCAGCGGTCATGGTCGGCAGCTCGAACAACTGACACAATCGATTTCTCAAAGTCTGGCCGAAGGTAAGCCACTGGACGACGCGATTCGCGAAAACAAGTCCGGAGCACCTCGTATGCTGGCGGCGGCGGTGGCGGCAGGCGTCCAAAGCGGGGAACTTGGGCAGACAATCGAAATGTTGGGCGACATGGCCGACGACCTGGTGGACCTTCGCCGTCGAATATTGCAATCACTGTCGTACCCGCTGACAGTGATCGCTGTCGCGCTACTGTTGTTCTTCGTTTACGTTCGCCATTTTCTGGTAACTGTGCGAGACCTGTTTCAGGATCACGACATGCATGGTGCCGTGTGGTTGCGGTGGTGTCTGGACATTGATCATCAATACTGGTGGTGGCCGCTGATTGTTCCAGTGCTTGGACTTGCGTTCGCAGCGGTCTGGGTGATTTCCGGGCGAGCCGCTTCGATGGCGTTTCGCGGGCCGGAACGGTTGTTGTTTTTGCTACCGGGCGTGAACGGCATGATTCGCGACCTGCGGTTCTATCATCTGTCGCGAATGCTGTCGCTGTTGATTGATCGTCAGATTCCGTTGACGCAATCTCTGCGACTGGCCGGAGCAAGTTCTGGAGATGCGAGACTCGATGCCGCGTGTCAGTCGGCAGCCGTTCAGGTTGAGAACGGCAATCTGCCCACGATGCCTAAACGCGGATCATGGACCTCCGGCACACTGCCACCACTGCTGCAGGTTTGCCTCCAGCACGCCGCAAACAACGAAGAACAATTGAAGCTGCGGTTGCGCAGCGTGTTCGGCTATTACCGCCGACGTTTGCACATCAGCGTGCTGTGGTTGAGGAACGTGGTGCCGATCGCCATGTTTATCATTCTGGGTGGAGGAAGCGTGGTGCTGTACGCCATCACTGTTTTCTGGCCAGTGGTGGAACTCTATTACGAATTACCTTTTAACTCCTGA
- a CDS encoding GspE/PulE family protein, with amino-acid sequence MAALRELDAAADDYVPQLIELILKLARQQRASDVHLVPAQDCMTMQWRIDGVLHSVAGFDPELSPRLVARLKVLAGLLTYRTDIPQEGRIARTATASGSGEGEVRVTTFPSLFGEKAAIRLFADTQHYQQLNDLGLPADIEQTLRNLLHATSGVVLLTGPSGSGKTTTVYACLRELVALFGQNRGLMTLEDPVEVVVPGVTQSQVRPQVGFDLATGLKSMMRQDPDVIMVGEIRDPETAECAFQAALTGHLVLTTFHAGSSVEAVTRLLDMGIEPYLIRSTLHAVVCQRLLRQACTGCTGAVENSTPKNLRESLDKAGPLADQTNDCSECGGLRYRGRFVTAELLDPNEPAIAAAIMQRVDSRQMQSIANDSGTVTLRQRIEDAVQSGLTHPEEMFRVLGRG; translated from the coding sequence ATGGCTGCGCTTCGTGAGCTAGATGCGGCGGCCGACGATTATGTGCCGCAACTGATCGAACTGATTCTGAAGCTGGCTCGGCAGCAGCGAGCCAGCGACGTGCATTTGGTGCCCGCTCAGGATTGCATGACAATGCAGTGGCGGATTGATGGCGTGCTCCACAGCGTGGCCGGCTTCGATCCTGAACTCAGCCCGCGCCTGGTTGCGCGGCTGAAAGTGCTAGCCGGGTTGTTGACCTATCGGACAGACATCCCGCAGGAAGGCCGGATCGCTCGAACAGCCACCGCTAGCGGCAGCGGTGAAGGTGAAGTTCGAGTCACCACGTTCCCGTCGTTGTTTGGCGAGAAAGCCGCCATTCGACTGTTCGCCGACACGCAACACTATCAGCAACTTAACGACCTTGGCCTGCCCGCCGATATTGAACAGACGCTACGAAATTTGCTGCATGCGACGTCGGGCGTTGTGCTGCTAACCGGTCCTTCTGGTAGCGGGAAGACAACAACCGTTTACGCCTGTCTGCGTGAGTTGGTCGCCTTGTTCGGGCAGAATCGAGGCCTGATGACACTGGAAGATCCGGTGGAAGTGGTCGTCCCGGGAGTCACCCAATCTCAGGTGCGGCCGCAAGTCGGTTTTGACCTCGCCACCGGATTGAAGTCCATGATGAGACAGGACCCGGACGTGATTATGGTTGGCGAAATTCGAGACCCCGAAACTGCAGAATGCGCGTTTCAGGCGGCGTTGACCGGGCACCTGGTGCTGACCACGTTTCATGCAGGCAGCAGCGTTGAAGCGGTGACTCGCCTGCTGGACATGGGCATCGAACCGTACCTCATTCGCAGCACGCTGCACGCGGTGGTTTGCCAAAGACTGTTGCGGCAGGCGTGTACTGGCTGCACGGGGGCGGTCGAAAATTCAACGCCTAAAAATCTGCGGGAATCGTTAGACAAAGCGGGGCCTTTGGCGGATCAAACCAACGATTGCAGCGAATGCGGAGGGCTGCGGTACCGAGGCCGGTTTGTAACGGCTGAGTTGCTTGACCCTAATGAACCCGCAATTGCAGCGGCGATCATGCAGCGAGTCGATTCGCGACAGATGCAATCGATCGCCAACGATAGTGGGACAGTGACATTGCGTCAGCGGATCGAAGATGCCGTTCAGTCCGGTCTGACTCATCCTGAAGAAATGTTCCGCGTCCTCGGACGTGGTTAA
- a CDS encoding RNA polymerase sigma factor produces MSQQTSTDFHRAFRSSVTLLTRDPQKALGDLFDLTAVRLVRLAMSVAGNQMDAEDAVQGAFSRIAGKPKLLAKADSPWPYLIRTVRNECLRIIQKRRTSRLGEMDTECGQDTAEFEVQREETAHAVQRILKTLPKAQYEVVILKHWEELTFAEIAEVLGKSQNTVASRYRYAMEKLQRSLEPLVQVDIHSAQSKTDATGCHSTQRAVTR; encoded by the coding sequence GTGTCTCAACAAACCTCGACAGATTTTCACCGAGCCTTTCGGTCCAGCGTCACGCTGCTGACAAGGGACCCTCAGAAGGCTTTGGGTGATCTTTTTGATCTTACCGCCGTACGTCTCGTGCGTCTGGCGATGAGCGTGGCGGGGAACCAGATGGACGCTGAAGACGCGGTGCAGGGGGCATTTTCTCGAATTGCCGGCAAGCCGAAGCTGCTGGCCAAAGCTGATTCTCCCTGGCCGTATTTGATTCGGACGGTAAGAAACGAATGTCTGCGGATTATCCAAAAGCGCCGAACCAGCCGGCTTGGCGAAATGGACACGGAGTGCGGGCAGGACACCGCCGAATTCGAAGTGCAGCGTGAAGAAACGGCACACGCCGTACAGCGAATTTTGAAGACGCTGCCGAAGGCTCAATACGAAGTCGTGATTTTAAAGCACTGGGAAGAATTGACGTTTGCTGAAATTGCCGAGGTTCTGGGAAAGTCTCAAAACACGGTCGCCAGTCGTTACCGCTATGCCATGGAGAAACTTCAACGCAGTCTGGAACCCCTCGTCCAGGTCGACATACATTCCGCCCAAAGCAAAACCGACGCCACTGGGTGCCACAGTACACAACGCGCGGTGACGCGGTGA
- a CDS encoding aspartate-semialdehyde dehydrogenase, producing MFDTVAVVGATGAVGTIILDLLEKRNFPAKNFRLLASARSAGKQLQLAGKTITIEELTHDCFEGVDLVIASTPDDTAAEYLPSAVKAGAKVIDESGYWRMNPDVALVVPEINPEAALNAQGIIASPNCSTTQMVLAMKPLHDAGKIRRVIVSTYQATSGAGLQGNIDLQEGTRAALDGADYEYKAFAHPIAFNAIPQIGSHKEQGYTSEEMKMVYETRKILGDETIMVCPTCVRIPVSNCHSESILVETEKPISVDEAKALFAATPGITVVDDLDASSYPMPSNSTSSDEVYIGRIRKDLSNPNGLAFWCVSDNLRKGAATNAVQIAELLARGV from the coding sequence GTGTTCGACACAGTTGCAGTTGTCGGTGCCACCGGCGCCGTGGGAACGATAATTCTGGATTTGCTGGAGAAGAGAAACTTCCCGGCCAAAAATTTCCGTCTGCTGGCGTCAGCGCGCAGCGCGGGAAAACAGCTTCAACTGGCGGGCAAAACCATCACCATTGAAGAACTGACTCACGACTGTTTCGAAGGCGTCGACCTGGTCATCGCCAGCACGCCAGACGACACAGCCGCCGAATATTTGCCGTCTGCCGTCAAAGCAGGCGCCAAGGTGATTGATGAATCCGGCTACTGGCGGATGAACCCAGACGTGGCGTTGGTGGTGCCGGAAATTAACCCCGAAGCCGCGCTGAATGCGCAAGGCATCATCGCCAGCCCCAACTGTTCGACCACGCAAATGGTGCTGGCCATGAAGCCGCTGCACGACGCCGGAAAAATCCGTCGCGTGATCGTGAGCACCTACCAGGCCACCAGCGGAGCCGGGCTGCAGGGCAACATCGACCTGCAGGAAGGAACTCGCGCAGCCTTGGACGGCGCCGACTACGAGTACAAAGCGTTCGCTCACCCGATCGCCTTCAACGCGATTCCTCAAATCGGCAGCCACAAAGAACAGGGTTACACCAGCGAAGAAATGAAGATGGTGTACGAAACTCGCAAAATCCTGGGCGACGAAACGATCATGGTGTGCCCAACCTGTGTCCGGATTCCGGTGTCCAACTGCCACAGCGAAAGCATTCTGGTGGAAACGGAAAAGCCGATCAGCGTCGACGAAGCGAAAGCCTTGTTCGCCGCGACACCGGGCATCACCGTTGTGGACGACCTCGACGCCAGCAGCTACCCCATGCCATCTAACAGCACCAGCAGCGATGAAGTCTACATCGGTCGCATCCGAAAAGACCTCTCCAATCCGAACGGTCTGGCGTTCTGGTGTGTGTCGGACAACCTCAGAAAAGGGGCCGCCACAAACGCCGTTCAGATTGCGGAACTTCTGGCACGCGGCGTTTAA
- a CDS encoding DUF1549 domain-containing protein, translating into MNEQREELIRLTNRQLDAELSEVDQQRLVQLLNADAQLVDLYTEILCLHGQLTWDAGQSVGLKAEGLPEVGPAPITSETVAPRKPWRFAPTATIAALLVAVVGGYLFVKSPWKDANNVVVVPEEDASDNGVLVAEQNPNASEDIDLTPLDLSHPKGASQPTVVAQAPQPAVESPGRPALADNFSDDDVIAGIDGLIQQSWANNEITPTVEANDAEWMRRAYLTLAGRIPSLEESHQFLTGDSPRKRRILVDRLLTAPERNEHLATTWTNLLVGRTERPGVNRDKLFEFLTESFTENSPWIDTVGELITASGRNDENGATNFLLAHLNNQATPATAVTARLFMGEQISCVQCHDHPFSNGVSQEDYWALNAFFKDTVKEALPEAEGANASGLTARLIDRPKKERMTHFEDRSGNQKAVLPKYDGHVIAEASQENRRQRLAKLLASDGDRKIARAMVNRTWAHFFGFGFTNPVDDMGPHVPVSHPDVLGLLTEAFVKSDYDLQRLMKWVSLSQAWQLSSVASNEMDMPEHGATPLFSRVYARRMTPEQVYESIRVAIRSASGQPLARDENSLEHRRTWVQQFAHAYGTDENDEALQFDGTIVQALLMMNGSDIDIALRQATQAIVQDLNPRTTESDALDRVALAMLTREPTDSERQAFRNRIRQLTNQSSPKKAVPVAVEDMMWAYLNSSEFVLVH; encoded by the coding sequence GTGAACGAACAACGCGAAGAACTCATTCGCCTGACGAACCGTCAGCTGGATGCGGAATTATCAGAAGTGGACCAGCAGCGACTGGTTCAGTTACTGAACGCCGATGCGCAGCTGGTGGACTTGTATACTGAGATTCTCTGCCTGCATGGCCAGCTAACTTGGGATGCCGGCCAAAGCGTCGGTTTGAAGGCTGAGGGATTGCCGGAAGTCGGTCCTGCACCAATCACTTCTGAAACTGTGGCTCCTCGCAAACCATGGCGTTTCGCACCCACTGCAACAATTGCCGCACTACTTGTGGCGGTTGTCGGGGGCTACCTTTTTGTGAAGTCGCCGTGGAAGGATGCGAACAACGTCGTTGTCGTGCCGGAAGAAGACGCGTCAGACAATGGTGTGCTGGTAGCAGAACAGAATCCTAACGCGTCCGAAGACATCGACCTGACGCCGCTTGATTTGTCGCATCCAAAGGGGGCATCGCAGCCGACTGTTGTCGCGCAGGCTCCTCAGCCCGCTGTCGAATCCCCAGGCCGTCCTGCTTTGGCAGACAACTTTTCTGATGACGACGTGATCGCCGGAATCGACGGTTTGATTCAACAAAGCTGGGCCAACAACGAAATCACGCCAACCGTCGAAGCGAATGACGCGGAATGGATGCGTCGAGCTTACCTGACCCTGGCCGGACGAATTCCTTCGCTGGAGGAGTCTCATCAGTTCCTGACCGGCGACAGTCCTCGCAAGCGAAGAATCCTGGTCGACAGATTGCTGACCGCGCCTGAACGGAATGAGCACCTTGCGACGACATGGACGAATCTGCTGGTGGGACGGACAGAACGCCCGGGCGTGAATCGTGATAAGTTGTTTGAGTTCCTCACCGAATCCTTCACGGAAAATTCTCCATGGATTGATACCGTCGGCGAACTAATTACGGCGTCTGGTCGAAACGACGAAAACGGAGCGACCAATTTCCTGCTGGCACACCTGAATAATCAGGCCACCCCAGCCACGGCAGTGACGGCTCGTTTGTTTATGGGCGAGCAGATCAGTTGCGTGCAGTGTCACGACCATCCGTTTTCTAATGGTGTTAGCCAGGAAGACTACTGGGCGCTGAATGCGTTTTTCAAAGACACCGTCAAAGAGGCATTGCCGGAAGCTGAAGGCGCGAACGCGTCGGGGTTGACGGCTCGGCTGATCGACCGGCCGAAGAAGGAACGGATGACGCATTTTGAGGATCGCTCAGGCAATCAGAAAGCCGTGTTGCCGAAGTATGACGGTCACGTGATTGCGGAGGCCAGTCAGGAAAACCGTCGCCAACGGCTGGCAAAATTACTGGCAAGTGACGGCGACCGAAAAATCGCGCGAGCGATGGTCAACCGCACGTGGGCTCACTTTTTTGGGTTTGGTTTTACCAATCCGGTTGACGACATGGGACCGCATGTGCCGGTCAGTCATCCGGATGTGTTAGGCCTGTTAACTGAAGCTTTCGTGAAGTCGGACTATGACTTGCAACGTCTGATGAAGTGGGTTTCTTTGTCGCAGGCGTGGCAGCTGTCCAGCGTGGCTTCCAATGAAATGGATATGCCGGAACATGGGGCAACGCCACTGTTCAGTCGCGTGTATGCTCGCCGGATGACGCCGGAACAGGTTTACGAATCGATTCGAGTGGCAATCCGATCTGCTTCAGGTCAGCCTTTAGCTCGCGACGAAAACTCGCTGGAACATCGGCGGACATGGGTGCAACAGTTCGCTCATGCCTACGGTACCGACGAGAATGACGAAGCGCTGCAATTCGATGGCACGATCGTTCAGGCACTTCTGATGATGAACGGATCCGATATCGACATCGCGTTGCGGCAGGCCACTCAGGCGATCGTGCAGGATCTGAATCCGCGTACAACGGAATCGGACGCTCTGGATCGAGTCGCATTGGCGATGCTGACGCGCGAACCTACCGACAGTGAACGCCAGGCGTTTCGCAATCGTATTCGTCAGCTCACCAATCAGTCGTCGCCCAAAAAGGCCGTGCCAGTGGCTGTTGAAGACATGATGTGGGCGTATCTGAACAGCAGCGAGTTTGTGCTGGTCCATTGA
- a CDS encoding sigma-70 family RNA polymerase sigma factor codes for MASKNTTAPDMEEATAAGGVPNQNFIRSFTQAQRALYLYVLPLVGNPSDADEVLQETNLVIWNKWDQFEEGTNFLAWGRAIARLEVFRFRRTYNNKVTFLDDSMLDLVAKRAEAISEMTEMRQEALSDCVSQLREKDRQLIEMRYQPGANGDKVAEKLGRPANSVYQSLSRIRRVLVECVQHRLAEAGGAS; via the coding sequence ATGGCCTCGAAGAACACCACAGCACCAGACATGGAAGAAGCGACTGCCGCTGGCGGTGTGCCGAACCAAAACTTCATTCGTTCGTTCACTCAGGCGCAGCGAGCATTGTACTTGTACGTGCTGCCCCTGGTGGGCAATCCCAGCGATGCGGATGAAGTGCTGCAGGAAACGAATCTGGTCATCTGGAACAAGTGGGACCAGTTTGAGGAAGGCACCAACTTTCTGGCGTGGGGCCGAGCCATCGCGCGGCTGGAAGTGTTTCGGTTTCGCCGGACCTACAATAACAAAGTCACCTTCCTTGACGACAGCATGCTGGACCTTGTGGCGAAACGAGCCGAAGCGATCAGCGAAATGACAGAAATGCGGCAGGAAGCTCTTTCCGACTGCGTGTCGCAGTTACGTGAGAAAGACCGGCAATTAATTGAAATGCGCTATCAACCCGGCGCGAATGGTGACAAAGTGGCGGAAAAGCTCGGACGACCGGCCAATTCTGTATACCAGTCACTAAGTCGCATTCGCCGTGTGTTAGTAGAATGTGTACAACACCGTCTCGCGGAAGCGGGAGGAGCATCGTGA